A genomic window from Panthera tigris isolate Pti1 chromosome B4, P.tigris_Pti1_mat1.1, whole genome shotgun sequence includes:
- the NCKAP5L gene encoding nck-associated protein 5-like isoform X3: MFETRATLKHPDWGFSRPGGRAEHRSSEVTILASRVCASLGEEAETGAARASFTCSQGPMSDAMEQPATSPGKPRLGEGGDGGTETGTCQELLHRLRELEAENSALAQANENQRETYERCLDEVANHVVQALLNQKDLREECIKLKKRVFDLERQNQMLSALFQQKLQLTTGSLPQIPLTPLQPPSEPPASPSLSSVEGPTTSLPLGHCTGQREVCWEQQLRPGGPGPPAALPPALDALSPFLRKKAQILEVLRALEETDPLLLCSPATPWRPPSEGPGSPEPINGELCGPPQPEPSSWAPYLLLGPGSLGGLLHWERLLGGPGEEEGAGRPWGPSRVSSQAQGTGSGPPCAPGSSSSSSSDEAGDPNEAPSPDTLLGALARKQLNLGQLLEDTESYLQAFLAGAAGPLSGDQPAPGQPSSPDQGPPQLSKSKGLPKSAWGGGTPEAHRPGFGATSEGQGPLPFLSMFMGAGDAPLGSRPGHPYSSSQVKSKLQIGPPSPGEAQGPLLPSPARGLKFLKLPPASEKVPSPGGPQLSPQLPRNSRIPCRNSGSDGSPSPLLARRGLGGGELSPEGAQALPTSPSPCSVALDSAQLRPPQPALSTTLSPGPVVSPCYENILDLSRSTFRGPSPEPPPSPLQVPTYPQLTLEVPRAPEVLRSPGAPPSPCLPESCSYGSAQEKSLDKAGSESPHPGRRTPGSSSKKPSQGAGRRPGDPGYTPLRDRLAALGKLKTGPEGPEKNGVPARPGTEKSRGAGRSGESAGDMAPPAPRPPEGPDAKGALRGAVALGTNSLKQQEPGLLGDPGARVYSSHSMGARVDLEPVSPRSCLTKVELAKSRLAGALCPQVPRAPAKVPTSAPSLGKPNKSPHGSPTKLPSKSPTKVVPRPLAPPTTKEPPKPDKSKGPPWAECGSTTAQPTSPAPSPADPSQGPEGRAPHSAIEEKVMKGIEENVLRLQGQERAPGAEAKHRNTSSIASWFGLKKSKLPALNRRTETAKSKEGASGGSPLRKEVKMEARKLEAESLNISKLMAKAEDLRRALEEEKAYLSSRARPRAGGPAPGPSTGLGQVQGQLAGMYQGADTFMQQLLNRVDGKELPPKNWREPKPEYGDFQPVSSDPKNPWPACGPRNGLVGPLQGCGKPPGKPSSEPGRREEMPSEDSLAEPVPTSHFTDPCEDPGPPPPVQLAKNWTFPNARAAGSSTDPFLCPSRQLEGLPRTPMALPMDRKQNLEPSRPAPAPQGPTFGGSRTPSTSDMGEEGRVASGGPPGLETSESLSDSLYDSLSSCGSQG; encoded by the exons ATGTTTGAAACCAGGGCCACCCTGAAGCACCCAGATTGGGGGTTTTCCAGGCCGGGGGGTAGAGCTGAGCACAGAAGCT CCGAGGTGACCATTCTGGCTTCTAGAGTGTGTGCCAGCCTgggtgaggaggcagagacag GAGCCGCCAGGGCTTCCTTCACTTGTTCCCAGGGCCCGATGTCGGATGCCATGGAGCAGCCAGCCACGAGTCCTGGAAAGCCGAGGCTGGGAGAGGGTGGTGACGGCGGCACGGAGACGGGCACCTGCCAGGAGCTCCTGCACCGGCTGCgggagctggag GCAGAGAACTCGGCGCTTGCCCAGGCCAATGAAAACCAGCGGGAGACCTATGAGCGCTGTCTAGATGAG GTTGCCAACCACGTGGTACAGGCGCTGCTAAACCAAAAG GACCTGCGGGAGGAGTGCATCAAGCTGAAGAAGAGGGTGTTTGACCTGGAACGGCAGAACCAGATGCTCAGCGCCCTGTTCCAGCAGAAACTCCAGCTGACGACAGGCTCCCTTCCCCAG aTCCCACTTACCCCACTCCAGCCTCCATCAGAGCCACCAGCCTCTCCCTCCTTGAGCTCTGTCGAGGGACCGACCACCTCGCTGCCTCTGGGGCACTGTACTGGACAGAGAGAG GTGTGTTGGGAGCAGCAGCTGCGGCCAGGAGGCCCAGGACCCCCAGCCGCCCTGCCCCCAGCGCTGGATGCCCTGTCCCCTTTCCTTCGAAAGAAAGCCCAGATCCTGGAGGTGCTGAGAGCCCTGGAAGAGACGGACCCCTTGCTTCTTTGCTCACCTGCCACTCCCTGGCGGCCTCCAAGCGAGGGTCCTGGCTCCCCAGAGCCCATCAACGGCGAGCTGTGTGGCCCACCCCAGCCTGAACCCTCATCCTGGGCCCCCTACTTGCTACTAGGCCCTGGTAGCCTGGGAGGCCTGCTACACTGGGAGCGCCTCTTGGGGGgcccaggggaggaagagggtgcTGGGCGGCCCTGGGGCCCTAGTAGAGTCTCCTCCCAGGCCCAAGGCACTGGCTCTGGGCCTCCCTGTGCCCCAGGCAGcagttcctcttcctcctctgatgAGGCAGGTGACCCCAACGAGGCACCCAGCCCTGACACCCTGCTTGGGGCCCTGGCCCGCAAACAGCTGAACTTGGGCCAGCTCCTTGAGGACACAGAGTCTTACCTACAGGCCTTCTTGGCCGGGGCTGCAGGCCCACTCAGTGGGGACCAACCAGCTCCTGGGCAGCCATCTTCCCCAGACCAGGGGCCCCCACAGCtgtccaagtccaaaggcctcCCCAAGTCAGCTTGGGGTGGGGGTACCCCAGAGGCCCACAGGCCGGGCTTTGGTGCTACCTCAGAGGGCCAggggcccctccccttcctcagcaTGTTCATGGGTGCAGGTGATGCCCCCCTGGGCTCTCGGCCTGGCCACCCCTACTCCTCATCTCAGGTGAAAAGCAAGCTCCAAATTGGTCCCCCTTCTCCTGGGGAAGCCCAGGGACCCCTTCTGCCCTCTCCAGCCAGAGGTCTCAAGTTTCTAAAGTTGCCTCCAGCCTCGGAGAAGGTGCCCAGCCCAGGAGGCCCCCAGCTCAGCCCCCAGCTTCCCCGGAACTCCCGAATTCCCTGTCGAAACAGCGGCTCAGACGGCAGCCCCTCCCCATTGCTGGCCCGCAGGGGTCTGGGTGGAGGAGAGCTGTCCCCAGAGGGGGCACAGGCCCTGCCTACCAGTCCTTCACCCTGCTCCGTGGCCCTGGACTCTGCACAGTTGAGACCTCCCCAGCCGGCCTTGTCCACCACGCTGTCCCCGGGACCTGTGGTATCTCCCTGCTATGAGAACATCCTGGACCTTTCCCGGAGCACCTTTAGGGGGCCTTCCCCAGAGCCACCTCCTTCCCCACTGCAGGTACCCACCTACCCACAATTAACTCTAGAGGTGCCACGGGCCCCTGAGGTCCTCAGAAGTCCTGGAGCTCCTCCTAGCCCTTGCCTCCCAGAATCCTGCTCCTATGGGAGTGCCCAGGAGAAGAGTTTGGACAAAGCAGGCTCAGAGTCTCCCCATCCTGGCCGCAGGACCCCAGGCAGCTCATCCAAGAAGCCCAGCCAGGGGGCAGGGCGGCGACCTGGGGATCCTGGCTACACACCTCTGCGGGACAGACTGGCAGCCCTAGGGAAACTGAAGACTGGCCCTGAGGGGCCAGAGAAAAACGGGGTGCCAGCCAGGCCTGGCACTGAGAAGTCCCGGGGAGCAGGGAGGTCAGGGGAGAGCGCTGGAGACatggcaccccccgcccccaggcctccCGAGGGGCCAGACGCCAAGGGGGCCTTGCGGGGGGCAGTGGCCTTAGGCACAAACAGCCTGAAGCAGCAAGAACCTGGGCTCCTGGGGGACCCCGGGGCCCGAGTCTACTCCTCCCACTCCATGGGGGCCCGGGTGGACCTGGAGCCTGTCTCACCAAGGAGCTGCCTCACCAAAGTGGAGTTGGCCAAGAGCCGGCTGGCAGGGGCCCTGTGCCCCCAGGTACCCCGTGCCCCTGCCAAAGTGCCAACCTCAGCCCCCAGCCTTGGCAAGCCCAATAAGAGCCCCCATGGCAGCCCTACAAAGCTGCCTTCCAAGTCACCCACCAAGGTGGTACCCCGACCTCTGGCCCCACCAACTACCAAGGAGCCCCCCAAGCCTGACAAGAGCAAGGGCCCACCTTGGGCAGAGTGTGGCAGCACTACCGCCCAGCCTACGTCCCCCGCACCCAGCCCTGCTGACCCAAGCCAAGGCCCTGAGGGGCGGGCCCCACACTCCGCCATCGAGGAGAAGGTAATGAAGGGCATCGAGGAGAATGTGCTGCGGCTCCAGGGCCAGGAGCGGGCGCCAGGCGCTGAGGCCAAGCACCGCAACACCAGCAGCATCGCCAGCTGGTTTGGCCTTAAGAAGAGCAAGCTGCCAGCGCTGAACCGCCGCACAGAGACCGCCAAGAGCAAGGAGGGGGCCAGTGGGGGCTCCCCACTCCGGAAGGAAGTCAAGATGGAAGCCCGGAAGCTGGAGGCGGAGAGTCTCAACATCTCCAAGTTGATGGCTAAGGCGGAAGACCTACGCCGGGcactggaggaggagaaggcctACCTGAGCAGCAGGGCCCGGCCCCGGGCCGGAGGGCCAGCGCCAGGACCAAGTACGGGGCTGGGGCAGGTGCAGGGCCAGCTGGCTGGCATGTACCAGGGCGCAGACACCTTCATGCAGCAGCTGCTCAACAG GGTGGATGGCAAGGAGCTGCCCCCCAAGAACTGGCGGGAGCCCAAACCAGAGTATGGCGATTTCCAGCCAGTGTCCTCTGACCCCAAGAACCCCTGGCCAGCCTGTGGGCCCCGAAATGGCCTGGTGGGGCCTCTTCAGGGCTGCGGAAAACCTCCTGGAAAG CCGAGCAGCGAGCCGGGAAGGCGGGAAGAGATGCCCTCCGAGGACAGCCTGGCTGAGCCAGTGCCCACCTCACACTTCACAG ATCCGTGTGAGGACCCAGGCCCTCCCCCTCCTGTCCAGCTGGCTAAGAACTGGACCTTCCCCAATGCGAGGGCGGCCGGCAGCTCCACTGACCCTTTCCTGTGCCCATCCCGACAATTGGAGGGGCTGCCCAGGACCCCCATG gccctgcccaTGGACCGGAagcagaacctggagcccagCCGTCCAGCCCCTGCACCCCAGGGCCCGACGTTTGGAGGTAGCCGCACGCCCAGCACATCGGACATGGGCGAGGAAGGGAGAGTGGCCAGTGGGGGCCCCCCAGGTCTGGAGACCTCAGAGTCTCTCAGTGACTCCCTCTACGACTCACTCTCCTCCTGTGGGAGTCAGGGCTGA
- the NCKAP5L gene encoding nck-associated protein 5-like isoform X2 has protein sequence MFETRATLKHPDWGFSRPGGRAEHRSSEVTILASRVCASLGEEAETGAARASFTCSQGPMSDAMEQPATSPGKPRLGEGGDGGTETGTCQELLHRLRELEAENSALAQANENQRETYERCLDEVANHVVQALLNQKDLREECIKLKKRVFDLERQNQMLSALFQQKLQLTTGSLPQIPLTPLQPPSEPPASPSLSSVEGPTTSLPLGHCTGQREVCWEQQLRPGGPGPPAALPPALDALSPFLRKKAQILEVLRALEETDPLLLCSPATPWRPPSEGPGSPEPINGELCGPPQPEPSSWAPYLLLGPGSLGGLLHWERLLGGPGEEEGAGRPWGPSRVSSQAQGTGSGPPCAPGSSSSSSSDEAGDPNEAPSPDTLLGALARKQLNLGQLLEDTESYLQAFLAGAAGPLSGDQPAPGQPSSPDQGPPQLSKSKGLPKSAWGGGTPEAHRPGFGATSEGQGPLPFLSMFMGAGDAPLGSRPGHPYSSSQVKSKLQIGPPSPGEAQGPLLPSPARGLKFLKLPPASEKVPSPGGPQLSPQLPRNSRIPCRNSGSDGSPSPLLARRGLGGGELSPEGAQALPTSPSPCSVALDSAQLRPPQPALSTTLSPGPVVSPCYENILDLSRSTFRGPSPEPPPSPLQVPTYPQLTLEVPRAPEVLRSPGAPPSPCLPESCSYGSAQEKSLDKAGSESPHPGRRTPGSSSKKPSQGAGRRPGDPGYTPLRDRLAALGKLKTGPEGPEKNGVPARPGTEKSRGAGRSGESAGDMAPPAPRPPEGPDAKGALRGAVALGTNSLKQQEPGLLGDPGARVYSSHSMGARVDLEPVSPRSCLTKVELAKSRLAGALCPQVPRAPAKVPTSAPSLGKPNKSPHGSPTKLPSKSPTKVVPRPLAPPTTKEPPKPDKSKGPPWAECGSTTAQPTSPAPSPADPSQGPEGRAPHSAIEEKVMKGIEENVLRLQGQERAPGAEAKHRNTSSIASWFGLKKSKLPALNRRTETAKSKEGASGGSPLRKEVKMEARKLEAESLNISKLMAKAEDLRRALEEEKAYLSSRARPRAGGPAPGPSTGLGQVQGQLAGMYQGADTFMQQLLNRVDGKELPPKNWREPKPEYGDFQPVSSDPKNPWPACGPRNGLVGPLQGCGKPPGKPSSEPGRREEMPSEDSLAEPVPTSHFTACGSLTRTLDSGIGTFPPPDHGSNGTPSKNLPKTKPPRLDPPPGVPPARPPPLTKVPRRAHTLEREVPGIEELLVSGRHPSMPAFPALLTAAPGHRGHQACPDDPCEDPGPPPPVQLAKNWTFPNARAAGSSTDPFLCPSRQLEGLPRTPMALPMDRKQNLEPSRPAPAPQGPTFGGSRTPSTSDMGEEGRVASGGPPGLETSESLSDSLYDSLSSCGSQG, from the exons ATGTTTGAAACCAGGGCCACCCTGAAGCACCCAGATTGGGGGTTTTCCAGGCCGGGGGGTAGAGCTGAGCACAGAAGCT CCGAGGTGACCATTCTGGCTTCTAGAGTGTGTGCCAGCCTgggtgaggaggcagagacag GAGCCGCCAGGGCTTCCTTCACTTGTTCCCAGGGCCCGATGTCGGATGCCATGGAGCAGCCAGCCACGAGTCCTGGAAAGCCGAGGCTGGGAGAGGGTGGTGACGGCGGCACGGAGACGGGCACCTGCCAGGAGCTCCTGCACCGGCTGCgggagctggag GCAGAGAACTCGGCGCTTGCCCAGGCCAATGAAAACCAGCGGGAGACCTATGAGCGCTGTCTAGATGAG GTTGCCAACCACGTGGTACAGGCGCTGCTAAACCAAAAG GACCTGCGGGAGGAGTGCATCAAGCTGAAGAAGAGGGTGTTTGACCTGGAACGGCAGAACCAGATGCTCAGCGCCCTGTTCCAGCAGAAACTCCAGCTGACGACAGGCTCCCTTCCCCAG aTCCCACTTACCCCACTCCAGCCTCCATCAGAGCCACCAGCCTCTCCCTCCTTGAGCTCTGTCGAGGGACCGACCACCTCGCTGCCTCTGGGGCACTGTACTGGACAGAGAGAG GTGTGTTGGGAGCAGCAGCTGCGGCCAGGAGGCCCAGGACCCCCAGCCGCCCTGCCCCCAGCGCTGGATGCCCTGTCCCCTTTCCTTCGAAAGAAAGCCCAGATCCTGGAGGTGCTGAGAGCCCTGGAAGAGACGGACCCCTTGCTTCTTTGCTCACCTGCCACTCCCTGGCGGCCTCCAAGCGAGGGTCCTGGCTCCCCAGAGCCCATCAACGGCGAGCTGTGTGGCCCACCCCAGCCTGAACCCTCATCCTGGGCCCCCTACTTGCTACTAGGCCCTGGTAGCCTGGGAGGCCTGCTACACTGGGAGCGCCTCTTGGGGGgcccaggggaggaagagggtgcTGGGCGGCCCTGGGGCCCTAGTAGAGTCTCCTCCCAGGCCCAAGGCACTGGCTCTGGGCCTCCCTGTGCCCCAGGCAGcagttcctcttcctcctctgatgAGGCAGGTGACCCCAACGAGGCACCCAGCCCTGACACCCTGCTTGGGGCCCTGGCCCGCAAACAGCTGAACTTGGGCCAGCTCCTTGAGGACACAGAGTCTTACCTACAGGCCTTCTTGGCCGGGGCTGCAGGCCCACTCAGTGGGGACCAACCAGCTCCTGGGCAGCCATCTTCCCCAGACCAGGGGCCCCCACAGCtgtccaagtccaaaggcctcCCCAAGTCAGCTTGGGGTGGGGGTACCCCAGAGGCCCACAGGCCGGGCTTTGGTGCTACCTCAGAGGGCCAggggcccctccccttcctcagcaTGTTCATGGGTGCAGGTGATGCCCCCCTGGGCTCTCGGCCTGGCCACCCCTACTCCTCATCTCAGGTGAAAAGCAAGCTCCAAATTGGTCCCCCTTCTCCTGGGGAAGCCCAGGGACCCCTTCTGCCCTCTCCAGCCAGAGGTCTCAAGTTTCTAAAGTTGCCTCCAGCCTCGGAGAAGGTGCCCAGCCCAGGAGGCCCCCAGCTCAGCCCCCAGCTTCCCCGGAACTCCCGAATTCCCTGTCGAAACAGCGGCTCAGACGGCAGCCCCTCCCCATTGCTGGCCCGCAGGGGTCTGGGTGGAGGAGAGCTGTCCCCAGAGGGGGCACAGGCCCTGCCTACCAGTCCTTCACCCTGCTCCGTGGCCCTGGACTCTGCACAGTTGAGACCTCCCCAGCCGGCCTTGTCCACCACGCTGTCCCCGGGACCTGTGGTATCTCCCTGCTATGAGAACATCCTGGACCTTTCCCGGAGCACCTTTAGGGGGCCTTCCCCAGAGCCACCTCCTTCCCCACTGCAGGTACCCACCTACCCACAATTAACTCTAGAGGTGCCACGGGCCCCTGAGGTCCTCAGAAGTCCTGGAGCTCCTCCTAGCCCTTGCCTCCCAGAATCCTGCTCCTATGGGAGTGCCCAGGAGAAGAGTTTGGACAAAGCAGGCTCAGAGTCTCCCCATCCTGGCCGCAGGACCCCAGGCAGCTCATCCAAGAAGCCCAGCCAGGGGGCAGGGCGGCGACCTGGGGATCCTGGCTACACACCTCTGCGGGACAGACTGGCAGCCCTAGGGAAACTGAAGACTGGCCCTGAGGGGCCAGAGAAAAACGGGGTGCCAGCCAGGCCTGGCACTGAGAAGTCCCGGGGAGCAGGGAGGTCAGGGGAGAGCGCTGGAGACatggcaccccccgcccccaggcctccCGAGGGGCCAGACGCCAAGGGGGCCTTGCGGGGGGCAGTGGCCTTAGGCACAAACAGCCTGAAGCAGCAAGAACCTGGGCTCCTGGGGGACCCCGGGGCCCGAGTCTACTCCTCCCACTCCATGGGGGCCCGGGTGGACCTGGAGCCTGTCTCACCAAGGAGCTGCCTCACCAAAGTGGAGTTGGCCAAGAGCCGGCTGGCAGGGGCCCTGTGCCCCCAGGTACCCCGTGCCCCTGCCAAAGTGCCAACCTCAGCCCCCAGCCTTGGCAAGCCCAATAAGAGCCCCCATGGCAGCCCTACAAAGCTGCCTTCCAAGTCACCCACCAAGGTGGTACCCCGACCTCTGGCCCCACCAACTACCAAGGAGCCCCCCAAGCCTGACAAGAGCAAGGGCCCACCTTGGGCAGAGTGTGGCAGCACTACCGCCCAGCCTACGTCCCCCGCACCCAGCCCTGCTGACCCAAGCCAAGGCCCTGAGGGGCGGGCCCCACACTCCGCCATCGAGGAGAAGGTAATGAAGGGCATCGAGGAGAATGTGCTGCGGCTCCAGGGCCAGGAGCGGGCGCCAGGCGCTGAGGCCAAGCACCGCAACACCAGCAGCATCGCCAGCTGGTTTGGCCTTAAGAAGAGCAAGCTGCCAGCGCTGAACCGCCGCACAGAGACCGCCAAGAGCAAGGAGGGGGCCAGTGGGGGCTCCCCACTCCGGAAGGAAGTCAAGATGGAAGCCCGGAAGCTGGAGGCGGAGAGTCTCAACATCTCCAAGTTGATGGCTAAGGCGGAAGACCTACGCCGGGcactggaggaggagaaggcctACCTGAGCAGCAGGGCCCGGCCCCGGGCCGGAGGGCCAGCGCCAGGACCAAGTACGGGGCTGGGGCAGGTGCAGGGCCAGCTGGCTGGCATGTACCAGGGCGCAGACACCTTCATGCAGCAGCTGCTCAACAG GGTGGATGGCAAGGAGCTGCCCCCCAAGAACTGGCGGGAGCCCAAACCAGAGTATGGCGATTTCCAGCCAGTGTCCTCTGACCCCAAGAACCCCTGGCCAGCCTGTGGGCCCCGAAATGGCCTGGTGGGGCCTCTTCAGGGCTGCGGAAAACCTCCTGGAAAG CCGAGCAGCGAGCCGGGAAGGCGGGAAGAGATGCCCTCCGAGGACAGCCTGGCTGAGCCAGTGCCCACCTCACACTTCACAG cctgtggcTCCTTGACTCGAACCCTGGACAGTGGCATTGGGACCTTTCCACCCCCAGACCATGGCAGCAATGGGACCCCCAGCAAGAATCTTCCCAAGACAAAGCCACCACGGCTGGATCCCCCACCCGGAGTCCCCCCAGCTCGGCCCCCGCCCCTTACCAAAGTCCCCCGCCGCGCCCACACGCTGGAGCGTGAGGTGCCGGGCATAGAGGAACTGCTGGTGAGCGGGCGGCACCCTAGCATGCCAGCCTTCCCCGCTCTGCTCACTGCTGCTCCGGGCCACCGGGGCCATCAGGCCTGTCCTGACG ATCCGTGTGAGGACCCAGGCCCTCCCCCTCCTGTCCAGCTGGCTAAGAACTGGACCTTCCCCAATGCGAGGGCGGCCGGCAGCTCCACTGACCCTTTCCTGTGCCCATCCCGACAATTGGAGGGGCTGCCCAGGACCCCCATG gccctgcccaTGGACCGGAagcagaacctggagcccagCCGTCCAGCCCCTGCACCCCAGGGCCCGACGTTTGGAGGTAGCCGCACGCCCAGCACATCGGACATGGGCGAGGAAGGGAGAGTGGCCAGTGGGGGCCCCCCAGGTCTGGAGACCTCAGAGTCTCTCAGTGACTCCCTCTACGACTCACTCTCCTCCTGTGGGAGTCAGGGCTGA